CACATAGCCGGTGGCGCCGATGGTGTTCGAAGCCCCGCCGGGAATGATGTAGGGTTTCCGACCTTGAGCGGCCACGGAGTCGGCCACCTTCTGCATTTCACCCATCATGTCGGAACCTGCGGGCACCACCTTGATGCTCTTGACGCCCATCAGATGGAACAGAAAGTTGTTGCCGGAAGCATCGGGCTTGTAGCTGCCCTTGACACGCTCTTCCAGCACCAGATGGCAATCCATGCCCTCTTTCACGGCCCAGGAAAGGGTCAAACGGCAATGGTTGGACTGCACGGCGCCGCAGGTGATGATCGTGTCGGCTCCTTTCTCCATGGCGTCGGCCACGCAAAAATCGAGCTTGCGGGTCTTGTTGCCGCCCGCACAACCCGGCAGCAGGTCGTCTCGCTTAATGTAGATGTTGACCTTGCCACCCAGCGCCTTGGAGAAGGCAGGCACAGCCTCGATGGGTGTAGGGATTGTGACGTAGCCCCTGCGCGGAAATTTTGCGAGATTCATGGTTGCTCCTTGGATAAGAATATTAAAGGGATATCAATCTCGTCTGGAGACGATTGCTTCGATTTCAACCTTCGCGCCAAGGGGTAACTTGGCCACCTCGAAGGCACTCCGGGCCGGAAAAGGTTCGCTGAAATAGGTAGCATATACGGCATTCACCACCTTGAAATCATTCATGTCCGCCAGAAACACCGTTGTCTTCACGACGTCGCCGAGCGTCGCCCCCGCAGCTTCCGTAACCGCCTTGAGATTCTTCAAAGCCTGATGCGCCTGCTCCTCGATACCGTCCGGAAACGTGCCCGTTTCCTTATCGATGGGCAGCTGTCCGCTGACGAATACAAGACCCGGCACAGCGATGGCGTGAGAATACGGCCCCACCGCCGCCGGAGCCTTCTCCGATGTGATCTGAATTTTGCTGCTCATGCGTCTCCTCTGCTGAAATAGTGAATTTGCCAAATTGTCATCATTTCAAATGTCGACATTTGACCATTTTTATTCTTCGTACTCCGCAGGTGTCAAGAGAAACTCTTCACAAAGTATGGACAGACTCCTGCACCATGCTCATGTAGTTCAGATTCGCAAGGACAGTTACCGACTCAAGGACAAGCGCAAGTCAAGAATCATCGCCCACCGAAGGTAGCGAACGCATCACGACCCGCGTATCAATAATGAAGTCCTCGAAATACGAAAACCCCGGAGCTTGTAACTCCAGGGCATTTCGTTCGTTGCTGTGCTTAACGGCTAGGCTATGCCGAGCAGATACCGATATGGCCGAAAATTCGTTCGACCAACTGGGCAAGTTGCTCAGCGAATGGGGCGTAATCCGTATCCTTCCCCGCCTTGTCCAAATTCTCGTAATAGGCGGACCGAGCCTTCACCGGGATGATCACGGTCGGAAATCCTGCTCGCATGAGTTCCATGTTCATGACGAGCCTTGAAGTCCTGCTGTTACCGACCCGGAAAGGATAGATGATGACCAGATCGGCATGCACCTTAGCAGCCTTTTCAACGGGACGAAGGCTCGGATCCTCGCAATGGTACCAAAAGACCTTGCGACTATAATACACGCGCAGAAACGCCGAGAGGCTGTCGGGCACCACGAGACCTGCGTTATCAGTGATCGTATGCGACCCAACCTGACTGCGTATACACCCAAGCGGGTTACGTCGACGATACAGGCCGCACAACACTCGTGGCGATGAAGACGTTGACCGCATTTACAGCAAGTGCTGGGGCATCGAGGTTGTATTCTTCCGCACGGCCAAGCAGCATCTGAAATTGAAAAAAGGCCTGCCAGGGCCGTAACTTCGGTGCCCTCATCGACACACGACCATCGTAATGGCCAGACACATCTTCCTGAGCATCGAAAAACGCAGGACGGAAGATCCCAGAACCCTCGGCCTGCTGTTCCATTGTTGCTGTGAAGAGGCTGCGGACTGCATTCCCGTCAAGGCGTTGTGCCTAATCCTAGGCATCACCCGAGAAATTCTGAAGAAACTTGACGAAGGCCAGAACCAAGCCGAACGCATATTGATTAGGCTTTCTGAGATGGAATCCGCAGCCTGATGCACAATTTCGATTATATTATTCATGAACAAAGGATGTTAGTCATCCGGGATAGGATTTTCTTGGACACCGGCTTGGGAGCAGAGAAGCTCCGTGAGGACCAGGACGACTGGAACGGGAAATGGGCAGAGAACTAGCTCGTGCGGAACATGCGAACGCTCGACCAAAGAAAAAGCCGCTGAAATTATTACATTTCAGCGGCTTATCTTTTTAGATGGTGTCGAAGGGGGGACTAGCGGAGGCGTCGCAGCTAATTCTTCAAAATCAATCAAATTTAGCTATTTAAGAACAAAAAAACTACGTAATTTATGACCTACATTCTTGACCCCGCGGAATCAAGCAAAAATGACAAATTGTCCGCACTTTGGATATCCCCGGCTCAACGTGTTTATGGGACCTCCGGGACATGTCATAGCCACCTACAAAGCATTCTGGCTATGGTACAGTTTTAATAACATCATACTGAAGCAGAATTGTGATCCTTTGACCCTTTCTAATGTTCTGGATCGACGCAATGATGCGAGGAAATGACTTACTAATTTCACTTCAATTCCTTGATCTTTCTGATGTCCACCGACTTTCCAAGCATGACAAGAATATCACTGTCTTTAAGTACGTAATCTGCCGGGGGAACGAGGATGAAATCCTCTGGGATAACTTCTTTAATTGCAATGATATGGACATTATACCTTGCCCGTAAATTCAGGCCGATCAAAGACTTTCCAACAAACTCCCTGGGGGTGCCTACCTGAATCATGTCAAACTCTTCAGCCAGTGGGATGAAGTCTAGAACATTCGGCCTGGAAAGATTACGGGAAACCCTGATTGCCATATC
The Deltaproteobacteria bacterium HGW-Deltaproteobacteria-18 genome window above contains:
- a CDS encoding D-cysteine desulfhydrase, with product MNLAKFPRRGYVTIPTPIEAVPAFSKALGGKVNIYIKRDDLLPGCAGGNKTRKLDFCVADAMEKGADTIITCGAVQSNHCRLTLSWAVKEGMDCHLVLEERVKGSYKPDASGNNFLFHLMGVKSIKVVPAGSDMMGEMQKVADSVAAQGRKPYIIPGGASNTIGATGYVACAQETLEQLFQMGLKIDHMVVPSGSAGTHAGIVVGMVGCNADIPVSGVNVSRTKEVQEGIVHKLAVATAERVGVKGGIPAETVTCFDGYVGPGYSLPTESMVEAVKLLAQTEGILLDPVYSGKAMAGLVDLVRKGHFPEGSNVLFLHTGGSPALYAYMDTFM
- a CDS encoding reactive intermediate/imine deaminase, producing MSSKIQITSEKAPAAVGPYSHAIAVPGLVFVSGQLPIDKETGTFPDGIEEQAHQALKNLKAVTEAAGATLGDVVKTTVFLADMNDFKVVNAVYATYFSEPFPARSAFEVAKLPLGAKVEIEAIVSRRD